Genomic DNA from Desulfosporosinus sp. Sb-LF:
CTTTACCCATATAACGGGTACTGTCTTCGTCCCGCAATTCAACGGCTTCAAAGGCTCCCGTAGAAGCACCTGAAGGGACAGCTGCACGCCCTATGACCCCATCTTCGAGAACGACGTCCACTTCCACTGTTGGATTTCCCCGGGAATCCAATATCTCGCGGGCATAAATATCTGTAATAACACTCATTTTAAAATGTCCCCCTTTTATTTTAAATAAATCTCGGTCTTGAAGTCTTTAATACAAAACTTTTAATGGCTCGGCTCTATAGTTCTGCTCGAAAAAGCTGAGCATGATACCTCTTTCATTTACCGTTGTTACAAAAATTACGTGGATATCTCTTCAGAAGCACTCTCCTGCTCAATTGGCGTTAACGTTACAACCTAAGCAACGACGTTCCTGTCATCTCCTTTGGTAGTGGTATCTGAAGTAATTTCAAAATGGTAGGCGCAACGTCGCACAGAGCACCTCCTTCGCGCAACATTTGCCCTTTAAACTTATCGTTGATTAGAATAAAAGGCACTAGATTTGTGGAATGGGCAGTTAGAGGAAGTTGCGTCCTCGGATCCACTTTTTCTTCGGCATTTCCATGATCTGCGGTCACGAGGAGGGTACCGTTCATTTTCTGTAATTCGTCATAAATCTCGCCCATACATTGGTCCACCGTCTCCACCGCTTTGATCGTTGCCTCAAACACGCCCGTATGCCCCACCATATCCGGGTTGGCGAAGTTAAGAATGATCACATCATATGTAGTTTTTCGAAGCTGTTCAATAAGCTTTTGGGTTAATTCCAGCGCACTCATTTCAGGCTGAAGGTTATACGTCGCGACTTTGGGTGAAGGGACAAGAATTCGTTCTTCACTAGGATACGGATCTTCGAGCCCACCATTAAAAAAGAAAGTAACATGCGCGTATTTCTCAGTCTCTGCAATTCGCAACTGCTTTAACCCTTGATCTGAAAGCACTTCTCCCAAGGTATTTTCTAAGTTTTGCTGGGGAAAAGCGACGGGTGCCGAGATCGTTTCATCATACTGTGTCATACAAACATAATGGACATGAGGGCGATTGGGACGTTCGAACCCTGGGAATTCCTCATCTACGAAGGCACGTGTAATTTCTCGTGCCCGATCTGAGCGGAAGTTAAAGAACAGGACACTATCTCCCTCTTGAATTCTACCCACTGGCTTTCCTTCGCCATCAATAATCACCGTTGGAAGCACGAATTCATCGGTCACACGCACATCATAGGAAATCTCCACCGCAGATAAAGCGCCCGCTGCGCGTTTTCCCTCCCCATAGGCCAAGGCTTGGTAACCCTTCTCTAAGCGTTCCCAGCGCTGATCCCGATCCATGACATAATAACGACCGCTCACAGAGGCAATTTTCCCAACTCCCAATTCCATCATCTTTTCTTCGAGCTGAGTTATGTAGACCTTAGCACTCTGTGGTAAGACATCACGACCGTCAAGAATGGCATGGATATACACTTTCTCTAAGCCTTGTTGCTTAGCCATCTCTAGGAGAGCAAACAAGTGTGCAGTATGGGAATGAACCCCTCCATCCGAGAGTAAGCCCACAAGGTGGAAGGCCTTATTATTAAGACGTGCATGGTTCATCGCTTCTAGGAGAACCAAATTCTCGAATAACGTTCTATCGTTAATTGCTTTAAAAATACGGGTTAACTCCTGATAGACCACCCTCCCGGCGCCCAAGTTCAGATGCCCTACTTCAGAATTTCCCATTTGACCATCTGGTAGTCCTACAGCTTCCCCTGATGCTTGAAGTGTGGTGCTAGGGTATGTGCTTTCCAAGCGCCTGAAATTTGGTAAGTTCGCTTGAGCAATGGCATTTCCCTCGCTAGCCACTCGATGACCCCACCCATCCAAAATCATAAGGAGAAGAGGATTTTTAGCCCCCATCTCTATATTCCTTCCACGCGCGCCACAAGGGGGTTTGCGTTATGAATAAGTTTCGAAAAGCCTATAGGGTCAAGGCTAGCACCACCAACAAGTGCTCCATCAACATCCGGCTCAGTCATTAGTTCCGCAATGTTGTCCGCTTTAACACTCCCGCCATAGAGTATTGGCACTCTTTCTGAGGCAAGTCCCATAAGATCGCTTAGGGTGGCTCGAATTGAGGCACACATTTCTTGGGCGTCTTTGCTGGATGCGGTTTTCCCAGTGCCAATTGCCCAGATAGGTTCATAAGCAACGATAACTCGGCTCAAATCCTCTGTCGATAAGCCGGAAAGAGCACGAGACACCTGACCTTGTACCCTCTCTGCTGCTTTTCCTTCCTCACGGACGTTCAGATTTTCCCCCACACAAAGGATGGGCGTTAAGCCCGAGGTCAACGCTTTTTGGACTTTCATCGCAATCTCTTCATCCGTTTCTCCGAACAATTCTCGCCGTTCTGAGTGCCCAATTATGACATATGTACAGGCAACATCGAGGAGCATCTGGGCCGAGATTTCACCAGTAAAGGCACCTTGGTCTGCTGAAGCCATGTTTTGTGCTCCCAAATGTACAATACTTTCTTCCAGTTCATTTTTCAAGGGGTAGAGGGCTGTAAACGGCGCGCAAAGGATAATGTCGAGGTCTGTAACCGCCTTAACCTCTTCCAAGAACTTC
This window encodes:
- the gpmI gene encoding 2,3-bisphosphoglycerate-independent phosphoglycerate mutase is translated as MGAKNPLLLMILDGWGHRVASEGNAIAQANLPNFRRLESTYPSTTLQASGEAVGLPDGQMGNSEVGHLNLGAGRVVYQELTRIFKAINDRTLFENLVLLEAMNHARLNNKAFHLVGLLSDGGVHSHTAHLFALLEMAKQQGLEKVYIHAILDGRDVLPQSAKVYITQLEEKMMELGVGKIASVSGRYYVMDRDQRWERLEKGYQALAYGEGKRAAGALSAVEISYDVRVTDEFVLPTVIIDGEGKPVGRIQEGDSVLFFNFRSDRAREITRAFVDEEFPGFERPNRPHVHYVCMTQYDETISAPVAFPQQNLENTLGEVLSDQGLKQLRIAETEKYAHVTFFFNGGLEDPYPSEERILVPSPKVATYNLQPEMSALELTQKLIEQLRKTTYDVIILNFANPDMVGHTGVFEATIKAVETVDQCMGEIYDELQKMNGTLLVTADHGNAEEKVDPRTQLPLTAHSTNLVPFILINDKFKGQMLREGGALCDVAPTILKLLQIPLPKEMTGTSLLRL
- the tpiA gene encoding triose-phosphate isomerase, coding for MANRRPVIAGNWKMFKTVSEAEDYAVKFLEEVKAVTDLDIILCAPFTALYPLKNELEESIVHLGAQNMASADQGAFTGEISAQMLLDVACTYVIIGHSERRELFGETDEEIAMKVQKALTSGLTPILCVGENLNVREEGKAAERVQGQVSRALSGLSTEDLSRVIVAYEPIWAIGTGKTASSKDAQEMCASIRATLSDLMGLASERVPILYGGSVKADNIAELMTEPDVDGALVGGASLDPIGFSKLIHNANPLVARVEGI